A single window of Neospora caninum Liverpool complete genome, chromosome XII DNA harbors:
- a CDS encoding putative vacuolar ATP synthase subunit G1, whose amino-acid sequence MAGAKGSNALIQQLLEAEEEADTIVNKAKENRVKMLKDARFSAEEELKVFRAKEEERFKAEFEQTAGQEDSLVSSLEAKTKGEIEGIKQDYMENKDKLIDFIHRKVMDVDLTLDTEMIAVLRTCDKRGVTP is encoded by the exons ATGGCAGGAGCCAAGGGCTCGAACGCCCTCATTCAACAGCTTCtggaggcagaggaggaggcCGACACGATCGTCAACAAAGCAAAGGAAA ACCGAGTGAAGATGCTTAAGGACGCACGCTTCAGCGCTGAGGAGGAGCTGAAGGTGTTCCGcgccaaagaagaagagcggtTCAAGGCGGAATTCGAACAG acagcggGGCAAGAAGACTCTCTTGTGTCGAGCTTGGAGGCAAAAACGAAAGGCGAGATCGAGGGCATCAAACAAGACTATATGGAGAACAAAGACAAACTCATCGATTTTATTCATAGAAAGGTCATGGACGTTGATCTTACGTTGGATACTGAGATGATTGCTGTGCTACGCACCTGCGACAAACGAGGCGTGACTCCGTAA